From a region of the Oryza sativa Japonica Group chromosome 6, ASM3414082v1 genome:
- the LOC4341416 gene encoding uncharacterized protein, translating to MATFTGRTSLLATLVVVVSAVIMACSVDVCHGAREGAFSRPDPAPADHRPKDDDVYVPGGGGEGGYGPRGPCYDPLIPGHGGGLIPIRPDLPAPGYGRGRYPCFRPLPYHPTPPLPPPQNGDTPPP from the exons ATGGCGACCTTCACTGGACGTACCAGTCTCCTGGCcacgctcgtcgtcgtcgtctccgcggTGATCATGGCCTGCTCCGTCGACGTCTGCCATGGCGCCCGCGAGG GAGCATTTTCCCGTCCTGATCCAGCGCCAGCTGATCACCGTCCCAAAGACGACGACGTCTACGTTCCCGGTGGCGGTGGTGAGGGCGGCTACGGGCCTCGGGGACCCTGCTACGATCCCCTGATCCCCGGCCACGGCGGTGGCCTAATACCCATCAGGCCTGATCTCCCCGCCCCCGGCTATGGACGCGGACGCTATCCCTGCTTCCGACCTCTCCCCTACCatcccacgccgccgctgccgccaccgcagaATGGGGACACCCCGCCGCCGTGA
- the LOC4341418 gene encoding group 2 truncated hemoglobin 3-2, giving the protein MQSLQDKASEWSGVAAGDAFAIDDGNVFEALGGTTQPFVDLSTNFYTRVYEDEEEWFRQIFAGSKKEDAIRNQYEFLVQRMGGPQLFSQRRGHPALIARHRPFPVTHQAAERWLHHMQQAVDTTDSIDAATKTKMMYFFRHTAYFLVAGNEMTRQGHGTSCKCKHGESKPAE; this is encoded by the exons atgcagtCGCTGCAGGACAAGGCGTCGGAGTggagcggcgtggcggcgggggaTGCGTTCGCCATCGACGATGGGAACGTCTTCGAGGCGCTGGGCGGCACCACGCAGCCGTTCGTCGACCTCTCCACCAACTTCTACACCAG GGTTtatgaggacgaggaggagtgGTTCCGGCAGATCTTCGCGGGGTCGAAGAAGGAGGACGCGATCCGGAACCAGTACGAGTTCTTGGTGCAGCGCATGGGCGGCCCGCAGCTCTTCTCCCAGAGGAGAG GACATCCTGCCCTGATAGCACGGCATCGACCATTCCCTGTTACCCACCAGGCTGCAGAGCGATGGCTGCACCATATGCAGCAAGCTGTGGATACTACTGACAGCATAGACGCTGCCACAAAAACCAAAATGATGTATTTTTTCAG GCACACTGCATACTTCCTTGTTGCCGGAAATGAGATGACAAGGCAAGGCCATGGAACTTCCTGCAAGTGCAAACATGGAGAAAGCAAACCAGCAGAATAA